From a region of the Pristis pectinata isolate sPriPec2 chromosome 2, sPriPec2.1.pri, whole genome shotgun sequence genome:
- the LOC127567405 gene encoding tRNA methyltransferase 10 homolog A-like translates to MGSQAHGEGAEPSEILMEDADSKDKNVEQNGISDCKSRDEKNQSKENEWNIGRKEPISKRQMKKLMREKRWQDQKEQRKQKRKEKKLKKRLERQTRNEDGIEESARKRLKRDVTPSNIRVALDCSFDSLMVLKDVKKLHNQIQRCYAENRKATHPVKMYLTSHSGQLKKNMDDNDKGWVNWKGINVTSKHFSEVIKKEDLVYLTSDSPNMLNELDASKAYVIGGLVDHNHHKGLTYDNALKLGIAHAQLPLGNYVKMNSRKVLTVNHVFEIILAYLEKQDWEKAFFTVLPQRKGAVSAGELGSTKQYNAGADSDTCNSTETEAAASEPCAREDKTPIDLNCEERSIGINEELHGEV, encoded by the exons ATGGGATCTCAGGCACATGGAGAAGGGGCAGAACCTTCTGAAATCTTGATGGAAGATGCAGATTCAAAGGATAAAAATGTGGAACAGAATGGAATCAGTGACTGCAAATCCAGGGATGAGAAAAATCAGTCAAAGGAGAATGAATGGAATATTGGCAGAAAGGAACCCATATCAAAAAGACAGATGAAGAAGCTAATGAGGGAGAAGCGATGGCAGGACCAAAAAGAGCAACGCAA GCAGAAACGTAAAGAGAAGAAACTTAAAAAGAGACTAGAACGTCAAACTCGGAACGAGGATGGGATCGAAGAGTCTGCTAGAAAGCGCTTGAAGAGAGATGTCACTCCAAGTAACATTCGTGTGGCACTGGACTGTAGCTTTGATAGTTTAATGGTGCTGAAG gATGTCAAAAAGCTGCATAATCAGATTCAGAGGTGCTATGCGGAAAATCGAAAAGCAACACATCCTGTAAAG ATGTATTTGACCAGCCATAGTGGACAGCTGAAGAAGAATATGGATGACAATGACAAAGGATGGGTCAACTGGAAG gGAATCAATGTTACCTCAAAGCATTTCAGTGAAGTAATAAAGAAGGAAGACTTGGTTTATCTCACCTCTGATTCCCCTAACATGCTTAATGAGCTGGATGCAAGCAAAGCTTATGTCATCGGTGGCTTGGTGGACCATAATCACCACAAG GGTTTAACGTATGATAATGCACTGAAGTTAGGAATCGCACATGCCCAGCTTCCTCTTGGAAATTATGTGAAAATGAATAGCCGCAAGGTCTTAACAGTAAATCATG TGTTTGAGATCATCCTGGCATATTTGGAGAAGCAAGATTGGGAGAAAGCCTTTTTCACAGTCCTGCCACAGCGCAAAGGAGCGGTTTCTGCAGGAGAGCTTGGTAGCACCAAACAATACAATGCTGGTGCTGACTCAGACACCTGTAATTCTACAGAAACTGAGGCAGCAGCATCAGAACCTTGTGCTCGAGAAGACAAAACGCCTATTGACTTAaattgtgaagagagaagcaTAGGAATTAATGAAGAACTACATGGTGAAGTGTAG